AACTTGCTTCTGCCCTACCGTCACAGTGTAGTAACCGGCTTGTCCCTTCCACTCGCACCAAGAGCCCCGTGAAGTTTTATGCAAAAATTCCATTTGGATGTCCTCGGGCGAGATATAGTAAGCAGGAGGGTGACTGGTCTCCAATACCCGAAACGGGCGGCGCGTGTCGGCGATAGTCACTTGATTAAAAACGATTTGCACGTGTTTGGTCGATTCCTCAAGGCGAGGGGGACGAGGGTAATCCCAAACAGACTCTTGACCGGGGCCGGGTTCTATGCGATCGAGGTTCACTGAAACAATCTCCCTATAAAAAAACAATCAGCAACTGAAGATTACAATTTAATGTACTCTTG
The window above is part of the Microcoleus sp. bin38.metabat.b11b12b14.051 genome. Proteins encoded here:
- a CDS encoding DUF427 domain-containing protein; the protein is MNLDRIEPGPGQESVWDYPRPPRLEESTKHVQIVFNQVTIADTRRPFRVLETSHPPAYYISPEDIQMEFLHKTSRGSWCEWKGQAGYYTVTVGQKQVVNAAWFYPGPNQVFAAIKDYVAFYPSLMDACYVDGELAQAQSGDFYGGWITKDIVGPFKGEIGTWGW